The genomic region ACGCCGTGCTGGCTCAGCTCGAAGCCGATGGCGACCTCGTGACGGCGCGGCCGCTTCCCAAGCGCCTTCCAGACCCGGATGACGAGGTGTTTCTTGCAGTAGCTCTGGCGGGGCACGCCGACTGTCTGGTGACCGGCAATCTGCGGCATTACCCTGCATCGCGCCGCCACGGCGTGCAGGTCGTCTCTCCCAGAGCGTTTCTGGAGGTGTACCGGCAAAGGGCGGGGGCGGACGACGGGTAGCAATGAGGTTCACCCACAAGGGATGTCCCTGCGTCATCTGGTGCAATTCTCCTGCCAGATGCCAATCCTGCTGGCGGACATTACGGGCCTTAATCAACTCCCGAGTTTCGTCCTCTGTGAGGCCAGCCAGGGGAACCCACATAGCCCGTGACTCATCAACTTGGATGTT from Desulfurellaceae bacterium harbors:
- a CDS encoding putative toxin-antitoxin system toxin component, PIN family; the encoded protein is MDTNVLVSGLLSPFGPPGDILRLITTGTVRVCYDARILGEYSQVLRRPAFAFSPVQVDAVLAQLEADGDLVTARPLPKRLPDPDDEVFLAVALAGHADCLVTGNLRHYPASRRHGVQVVSPRAFLEVYRQRAGADDG